The segment TCCAACTCCAGAACTGTGTAATCAGGAACTCTGGAGGGCAGGGCCCAGCAATGTGTATTTTAGTAAGTTCCCTAGCAGAttgtgacggagaaggcaatggcaccccactccagtactcttgcctggaaaatcccatggacagaggagcctggtgggctgcagtccatggggtcactaagagtcagacacgactgagcgacttcattttcacttttcactttcatgcattggagaaggaaatggcaacccactccagtgttcttgcctggagaatcccagggacgggggagcctggtaggctgccgtctaatggggtcgcacagagtcggacacgactgacgtgacttagcagcagcagcagcagcagcagcagattgtgATGCAGACTTAATGTTTGGGAACTGCAGGCACAGGGCTACTTCACCTGTTACATATACGTGTTCTGCTAAGTTCTTAAGCAGTAGTTTGCTGCTTTGGGCATTAGGTCACCCATGGAGCTTCTTAAACATACCAGGGCTTCCataccccagagattctgattagGAGACCTGGGTAGGGTCCaggaatttctgttttaaaaccgTGCCATGAATGAGAGCTACACTTTGGGTTCATTTACTGAGTAATAGCGGGTCCCCAAACTTTGTTGTACATCGGAATCACCAGTAATAATGAAACTGGAATCTAAAGGACTTTTTAGTCTCTTAATATCAGCATTTATATTGGAAGGGGCAGTGGCTTGATTGCTGGGGTGTAAGTGTAGAATATGAGTTAATGTTCATCACACGCTAGCCTGGACCAAGCATGAATCCCCCACTACCATTGATGAAATCATAAACAGAACTGAATCCAAAACATCTAGCGTAGATCTCCCCAAACCACGAGGTGGGTGGGTGATTTTATTTTCCAGGGAATATTTAACAATATCTGAAGACATTTTAGTTGCCACAACCTGGGAGGTGAAGGGGGAGGGTGCTGCCTAGTGGGTAGAGGTtaagggatgctgctaaacatccagCATTGCAGAGAACAGACCCATCCCtcacccccaccaaaaaaaaacaaagaattatcctATCCAAAGCGTCATTAGTGCCAAGATTGAGAAACCCTGCCCCAAACTGAAATGAATGACTGATTTCATTCACATGGATGAAAGTGCAGGGCAGGAAAGTAAAAATCTATTGTGGTTTGCAATCCTAAACTTAAATCACAGTTGGATGTTCAGTAGTGACATATCCAAaagaacatcttttaatttttgcaaTCACAGAACTTTAGAGCTAAAAATAAGGGATTATGTAAACCACTTCATACACCGAGCTCATTTTATGAGTATAGAAAGTGTAGCCCAAAGAAAGTAAAATTGAGTTTTTGGAGCTACTTAGTGACAGAACTAGACTGGAGCACAGGACATTTTCTTTTCAGGgcctttttctgttgttttaattttgcaAATCATCACACTAATTTGAAGACTGTATTCAAAGACTGTCAGAAAGAAAACATTCAAGTGACTCAGGTTCTTCAGAAACAAGTTACATCTTAAAAACATAGCCTTCTTGAACAGAATAGGCTTGCCCTCTGATTAAACAAGGGTAAATAAAGGCTTGGCCTCTGATGTGTCTTGTAGGGTTATAATGTAGTTTCATAATGCGTGGCAGTTTAGTGAAGCTGACTTGTTTAACAAGCTAAGGTAGTAGTACTGTATTTTGCTGGGAGTCTTCCATAGCCTCAAATTTGGTATTTTTTCCCCAGTATAGTAACAGATTAATTATCCGGAGACCAGAATTCTGGCAACCTCAAGCATCAGAAGAATGATGACCCTGGaagtaaggatttttttttaaacatctctgATAAGGAAATAAGTAATGGCAATGAAGATAGACAAGAAGTGTCAGATACAGATTATCCTGATGCCTTATGATTAGTCCATTGAGTGACCAAAGAGGTTTTCTGATTAACTGATGATACCTATGTAAAAGCTGTACAGtactaaaaaatacagaaaacatttaCAGAAACATTCTACCAACATGGCAAAATACTTAACGATGCTTGAGGAAAGCAAACTATAGAAGTGAATTTACAAACTAATCTGTCCACTAAAAGTTATGATACAGAAAAGGACCAGATGAGAATGTGGAAAATGGAATTAGTTTTATTGAAATGACAGCATTGTGGGTATGTTTTATTTCTATTCATAATAGTTGTTCTGAAATACTAGCAATAAGGAGAAAGATGTTTAATGAAAAGTTCAGCTAAAAATTCAGAGCTCTGTTATCAGTGGAGAGTCCATTCTCTTTCAGatgattcatttttatcatttttacaaCCAggtaattacagaaaaatatgacTTTAACATACATAGACCCTTGACACCCAAAAAGTGGTTAAATCGTTAGCACATTCATAGGAAATGGTCAGTGATAGTATGTAAACCTTGCTGCTACTGGAgtattgtatttaaaattttgtttcatccAGTAAATAGGTCATCAGCACCTAAAACTACTGTACTTTTGTTTAGCATATTATGCCTTGTTATCTTTTCCTAGACTACTGGACTTGGAGGATCAGCAGTAGCAGGTCATGGATCAGACCAAATTGAAAACATGGTACCTGTTAAGGATCGCATCATTAAAATCACCTTTAATGCAGATGTGCATGCAAGTCTCCAGTGGAACTTTAGACCTCAGCAAACAGAAATATATGTAAGTACTTAAAGCAATGTTTAAAAGATTGCTTTTTCCAATTTAAAGATTGATTCTTTCATCACTTACTGTTTCACAATTTAGGAAACACTCATCTAAACTTAATTTCAGAATACTGACAGATACCATTACTGGAATTCTTTTATTCCCACAGACTACTTTTTGACAGTGCACTACACCTAAGGTAACAAGATATTCTTTTAAGTTACATGGCGTCATAATAAAAGTTACTTTGGAGCAATGGAAAATGTCCTATTTTTATTAGAATCATATTAAGAGTTCACTAAAAAGTTCTCTGGTCACCAGTCTTGAGAGTAGGAACAGCTGTCCTGGTGtgtcagacagtaaaaaatatgtctgcaatgcaggagacccaggcttgatccctgggtcaggaagatcccctgaataagggaatggctacccactccagtattctttcttgcctggagaatcccatgaacagaggagcctggtgggctacagtcactggggtttcaaagagtcagacacaactgagtgactaacacctaaACTTATTTACCCCAGGTAGAGATGATATAGGAAACTGTTGGAAAACATTGGTTACACTGGAAAGTAGTTCACTGGTTTACATCAAAATAtccctctctctcagagaaggcaatggcaccccactccagtactcttgcctggaaaatcccatggatagaggagcctggtgggctgcagtccagggggtcgctaaaagtcggacacgactgagcgacttcactttcacttttcactttcctgcattggagaaggaaatggcaacccactccagtgttcttgcctggagaatcccagggacggggatgcctggtgggctgctgtctatggggtcgcagagtcggacatgactgaagtgacacagcagcagcagcagcatccctatctcttaaaataaatttaaggatTTTTGAAGTAATCATGCTAAAAAGTTATATTCTAGCTCAGAAAGACTATGTACCTTAAAAGTTGCCTAACATCTTGCCTAGAGGATTTAACTGAAATTACCTCATGAACTGAGGAATAGCCAGAAAAGTTTAATTGTAACTCTTATTGGAAAACTCTATGAATGTTAGTGCTTTCCCGGGTTAGTAATCCTGACTGAATCTCTTCAGTGATTGAGGGTGTTAAAGATTGTGGTTCTGAGTATTAATTCCAGTCACATAGTAGTATACAAGGTATTAGTGGCTAATCTGGTACATGTGACAGCATCCTTTGGACGCTAGTCAGTGTCCAAATACTTTAAAGCTTGCGATTTATTTTATCCATTATTTTCTCTCAAAAGAAAAGTATTAGTGCTTTTTGGctaaataaaatttctatttagtCAGTTTTACTTTGGTTATACATATAATTTACTCTGGTTGTAAACTAAGTTTAAGGTTGGTAACGTTctctgaaaagtgaagtgaaagttgctcagtcatgtccaactctttgcaaccccatggactctatgtAGCCCACTAccgtgctctgtccatggaattctccaagcaagcatactagagtgggtagccatttctttctctaggggatctttccaacccagggattgaatccaggtctcctgcactgtaggcagattctttaccgtctgagtcaccagagaacgGAAGCCTTTTTCTAAACAGAATCTTTAGTCAGTTTATATAATATTCAGGGTAAGTGTTAAGAAGACTTGGCTGTTCTTGGACACATTTTAAATAACTTCATCTGCAGCTTATCACTTCAAGACTTTAGACATACAAGAGAACAATCCGTAATGTATGTGTAATAGAGCAATGGTTCTCCACTGACATGCAAGTACCATTTGAAGATCAAATGTTCTTGATCTTCAATTTATTTTGCTGACTCTTAAAATTAGATTAGGCATTATGGtctgaaatgaaaatactaatttaGTATGGAGTGCAGATTTGTAAGATTTAAAGTGTTGATAATGTGTATTTTCCTTAAAACAGGTAGTGCCAGGAGAGACAGCACTGGCGTTTTATAAAGCTAAGAATCCTACTGACAAACCAGTAATCGGAATTTCTACATACAATGTTGTACCATTTGAAGCTGGacagtacttcaataaaatacaggTATAACTAAATGCAAATGTTATAGAATGTGATAAAAGTACATGAGATTGTTTGGTACTAAATATACTGCAGTGTTTTTTTAGAAGATACAAATTTTTGaaagttgatttattttaaaattcaaactatttttttcattgcttatAATAATTATGCAGAGGTTGAGAGCCAAACTATATGGAtatcaatttttttaagattagaaGAATTTGCTGATTTTCTATCTTTAAAAGCAAAACTCAGAGATGAAAGATGCTGTTATCCTATCATAGAATTTAAAGATTATAATTAACAGTATGCTTATTAAAGCCAATAAATGAAGCACAGTTTCTATTCTAGGTAGCAGAATAGAAATACTAATTAATGAATACTTTTCTATAACTTTTAGTGCTTCTGCTTTGAAGAACAAAGGCTTAATCCACAAGAGGAAGTAGATATGCCAGTATTTTTCTACATTGATCCTGAATTTGCTGAAGATCCAAGAATGGTGAATGTTGATCTCATCACTCTTTCTTACACTTTTTTTGAAGCAAAGGAAGGGCATACGTTGCCAGTCCCAGGCTATAATTCAAATCAGCAACTAAGTCCTGCTTcaaatttgtgatttttaaaaaatcatgtaccTTGTCTTCTTAGAGAAGTATTTAAACTAATATGAAGCCTTCTGTTTTAAATGTTATGTACGGATGGTTCTTTTCTTCCCAACTCATTTATCCTACTTAAAATGTATGACAGTTCAAACCATGTATGTTAGCAGAAACTTGATTCAGCTCCCCTTTAGGTTATCAGCACTTCGTACTTGTAGCAATAAAATTTGTTATTATTTCTCAAATAGTTGGTTATTTTCATTACAAATAGTCACTATTTTAAAAGCTCAAAACAAAAGAGTAATCACTGAGCCCTAACAGCTTAcccaaagactacattttgactTCAAATCTGACTGTATTTCCCCTTTAAAATCTAGGGCTATTTTACATTCAGAGTACTAAATAAGTACTTTGAAAGTCTGCTaccatgaaatttaaataaaatgcattaagtATATCTAGTAGGCTTCCAGCATTTCTTGTGATAATTCCAAGTCCCCAGATTTTAAATTGTAAGTGGGATTGTGAGGATTTACTAACATTAGAagttcttctgaaaaaaaaaagaaaaagttcttgaACTGTTTTAATAGTAATTCATTTGTCATTATAATTTGTGACAAAGGAAAGTACAAGTTATCCTGAATGTTTTCCAATAGACTTTCttccagaaagacaaaaacaaccaTTTAGTGTTATAAAGAATTGTATTTAAAGGCAACCAATGTAGAATCCAGTGACCTCTTGAGGGTAAACCTGAAATACAGTTGAACTACAATCATCAAAGCTTTCACAACTTATAATTCTAAATAAGAGTGTTATTTATAAAGAAGTGCAAATTGACTTTTACATTCAACTTTAGGTAAATAAAGGCACTCAAGTATTCTTCCTGAATAATACAGTTTTTCCATATCAGGCTTTCACTTATTAACAGTTATTTTGTACTGAAACAGTCTTCATCTACTCTTACCCCATCTCTTGTGATGATTATAAATGTAGGAAGGCCTGTGAAAACATAAGGTGCTACATTTAACCTGGTTGGCCTCAGTACCATGAATTTTTGTTCTGCCTAAGTTTTAAGGGAATATATGTTACAACCAAGTTCTTCTGAGATAAAGCTTAAGCTGCTGTCAGGAACCCAACTGTGACTCTTCTGTTTAAACCTCATTAATGCAGAGGAAAAATGTTCCACTGTGATTTTGATGTTTTGGAAGTTAGCTAACTTGTGGGTCTCAAAGCTGGACAGGGTCCACCTTTTGGAAAACTGGCATCCACAGTGCTGCTAGTGAACTGGTCATCCATTTCCACCTGGAATAAAAAGAAGAGTCAGTTATCTCCatcctttcctctctttccccAGTCCTTGATAACTAGACAGCCACAGTCAAGTAGAGGAAAGGTGGGAATGTACTACTTCCACAAGGGAAGTATGAAGGGAATAAATATGGTTAATAGGTTACTGGTGGCTGTGTGCATTTATTAGTAAATAAATGGAATGATTAGTAAAGCAACAGAATCCAGACCAACCTAGAATAACAATAAATGGGTTCTACCAGTCCCAGTCACCAAGTATTAACTGTACATAGAAGACAAATCTGATTCTATAGCTAAGAATCTTTTATTGATCAGCTGTTTTTGTtagcattaatatttttataccaTAAACCGATTTCTGCATTCCCAAGATTTATAATTTTTAGCTAacatggtcacaaagaatctgtcTTGTTGATCATTACAATTTGAGTGACATAGGAACCTGTGTAATACTTCACTCATCAAAGTGTCAGACTGAGATGGCCcttacaaaacataaataataaatgtagaaaatgccAGTTACACTAACATCACGTGGGATGTAAGGTGTGTGAGTTGAAGTCTTTACCTCAACAATTACTGTGACTTTGAGCTCCTTTGTGGGGATGAACATCAATGTCTTCATAAATAGCTCTGAAACAAATAAGTCATCATGGTAAATTGATAAATATCATGGTTATAGATCAATTTCAATGTACTATTTTGGCTTTTAACTGCCATCATCTTAAAGCAAAAATCTGGTGCCATTTTAGGTGTTGAGGCTGTatcagtaaataaaaacaaaggtctCTGCCCTGAAGCTTACATTATAAAAACTACTTTAGATCCCAATGCTGCTGTTCCCGTGCATCTTACAAATATGTATCTTATATAACCATCATATAATTTAGTGAGAAATATGGCTCAAATTCAGACAGCTggctttctgctttaaaaaaaaaaaaaaagcaaaaattgttCCGCTTTCCCTggcttaaacattaaaaattaatattcgaGCTTATTTAACCACTGTCTTCTTTGTACTTTGTATATAGTCATTTTTCTGTGATAGTCTTCATTTGTCTTAACATATGTCTATAGATAGAAAATATCTATACCTACAAATATGGCATTAATATACACAGTACAGCAACAcatgactaagaaaaaaaatcGCATAAAAATCAAAGCACTTTGAAGACATAATCGCTAACTTCAAGAAGTGCCAGCATGGTCCAGAAATTTTAATGTTTCTctgttttgtctttcattttccaCAGAAGTATTTTAACCTCCTTCACGCTCCTCAAATCTCTGACGCCCCTCCTCTTGGTTGGAAAAACCTCATATCTTAACAAATTAAATGTCTTTACGTGGAAACCTGATGTTCCCATCACCAAATCTTCAAATCTGTTTTCATCTGCACCATCATCTACTTTTATGATCCTATCTATTAACCCCTGGCTTCTTAAACACTTCACTCAGTCTCCCTCCCTGAATCTTCAACCTCTCATTCTCTACTAAATCTTACCCCTCAGGATTCACAGATGTTCCAGCATttcccattttataaaataatacagtCCTTTATCCCATGTCTACTTAATTGCGTCAGTAATACTCTAGCTGCCAGACCACTTTCCCCAAGTCCTTCGTGTTTTAAGTTTCTTTGTAAGCTGCCTGTGCACCATCTACTTCATCCCTTTTTAATGCACTGAGATTTGCCTCTGTCCCTGTCAACTTCTACTGAATCACTCATGATGATCTGTTACTTAGTCCATTATCTAGTGTTGAGTCCTTGTCTGTCTTCAGCGACGTTCATCACATTTGTGCACTCCCTTCTTTTTGTTTCCAAACTGTGATTTCCACATCTGGTGATAGGTTCCGTGTTGTTCTCTTTGTTCCTgacttttccatttctctccccAGTGCCTGCAACAGATTCCCAAACTTGTCACTACACTAAAAACTGCAGGTCTTAATTTGCATGTCACTTCTCAGGCTTTCTCTAACCCCCAATTAGTTCTTTCTGTTATATATTGTCAAGTCAATACCTTTCATACTATTAACACAAACTGCAAATACATGTTTGCCTGCTGATTTAATTTCTGCCTCCTTGTTAGATTTGCCCTCCATTAGGCTCAACGTTATAAATTAGGCACCAATCATTTTCCCTTGTACATAGTCAATTTTCAGTCATATGTCAAATGAGTgaattgtgtatgtatatgtatgtatattcgtAAGTACTATACTCTATGTTCTGCTGGAGTAGAAATTCTTAACCTGGGGTTCATGGAAAACCAGTGATGTGATAATCCCAGGACTTTTCATGTAAGATTTTATGCTTTCCTTAGGGAGAAGTTCCCTGGATCTCATGTAGCGTTTAAAGAGACTGAGACACCCTACCACCCAGAAAGGAAGAActctagtggtggtggtggttcttcagcccttaagtcatgtccgaccctttgtcacaccatggactgcagcatgccaggcttccctgtcctccagtatcttccacagtttgctcaagttcatatccattgagttggtgatgctatgtaaccatttcatcctctcctgccttcttctcctgtcctcaatctttcccagcatcagggtcttttccagtgagttggctctttgcatcaggtggctaaagttttggagcttcagcttcagcatcagtccttccgatgaatattcagggttgatttcctttagaattgactggtttgatctccttgcagtccaaaggactctcaaaagtcttctccagcaccacaatctgaAAGCGTCACGAGCTTTCAAAGTGGTAGGGAGTCCCAAAACTTCACCTCTCCAGCTTCTTGCTATGTCTTACCTTGAACATCTCCTACACCACCACAACTACTTACAACTATCTCATAATTAACTAGATTATAATAATCTGCTTCCTGTTTGCTTGgagaaaactgattaaaaaaacatGCGTTCTTAGACACCATACCTAGTTTAACCAGTTTCTAATTCCTTAAACCACTACCATATTCAGTGATACTTTATCAAGCAGAATGAAAGTCTCACAATCCtgttaggaaaaaatatttaatgaactcCTAAGCTTATTGTAATAAGCCTGGGACTGCATAGTGGCTGCCTGTTTAAGATGAGACAGGTTCTGCAGGCCTGCTTCA is part of the Bubalus kerabau isolate K-KA32 ecotype Philippines breed swamp buffalo chromosome 4, PCC_UOA_SB_1v2, whole genome shotgun sequence genome and harbors:
- the LOC129649776 gene encoding cytochrome c oxidase assembly protein COX11, mitochondrial, whose translation is MGGLWRPAWRRVVFCGWSWSHLGRPTRAAERAEPCLRPGRSGPAGTEQGLRRLGTWRQPSPAEQPARRPKSTNPYTRSQEEDWRRRNKTVLTYVAAAAVGMLGASYAAVPLYRLYCQTTGLGGSAVAGHGSDQIENMVPVKDRIIKITFNADVHASLQWNFRPQQTEIYVVPGETALAFYKAKNPTDKPVIGISTYNVVPFEAGQYFNKIQCFCFEEQRLNPQEEVDMPVFFYIDPEFAEDPRMVNVDLITLSYTFFEAKEGHTLPVPGYNSNQQLSPASNL